The DNA window CTCCTTTCTTACATCCTGAATATATTCCGTCTTTCAGAGACTACCATTTCAAGTCCTCAAAAGCGGCAAGGCACTTTTCCATCTGCTCTTTTGTGAATCCATACTTCTCGGTAAGCACCTCTCCAACCCGCTTATAAAGTGCAGGCTTGATCCGCAGCACACGGGTAAATACCTCTGGATAATCTAGATGCGCATGCAGATAGCCTAAAGCCAGGTGGACTTTCCAACTTGAGAGTACGGGTTCTGTTGCGTCAAGTGCGGCAAGGATATCAAATCGCCCGAGCCAACCTAGCGCATACATCACTTTCCCTTGACAGTAACGCCAATAGCGCCTCGCAGTCCTGATAGATTCCGGAATGAGTTGCTCTATCTGCCTATATACTGTTAACGCCTCCAGAAGAGCAGGGACTGCCTCTGGTTGAGCCCATTCTGCCAGGATCAGGACGATCAATTCACGCCAACTATTGTAGAGCCAGAGGCCATCGCCCATGGAGCTTGGCCATTCTTTGGGTGGCAAAAACTCCGTGAGCATAGCGAGAAGCAGGGGAAAGGCCTGCTCGTCTTTCATCTTACCAAGTTCCAAGGCACTAGCCCATCTCTCGCGAGGATGAGGGCTGTGTAAGAACGGAAGCAAGAGTTCATGCGCCCAGGCTGTCCTATCATGGCCTAGCGCGAAGATCGCCACAACTCGCTCATCATCCTGTCCCTCGTTCAAGGCACGAGCGAAAGCCTCTAGTTCCAATCCCCCCCAACGGTGAAGAAAGGTCTCTAGCACTAATTCTTCAGCAGAGATGTCGTCGTAGCCCGCCATACCAAAAGCATATCGCACATATTCAGGTAGATCAAATAAATCAAACATACTTTCTCCTTTCTACGAACATACTCAGATTTTAAAGTAAAGATAAGGATCTCCTTCATCGGGATAGTGCCATATCTCAAGATTGACACTCAGCCCTGCAGCCGCATCCAACCTACTTTCCCAAACTCCCCAAAACAGTTTCAACTGACACAATTGATCTGCGCAAGGTCTATATTGTGTAACCATTTTCAGTCTATACTCAACCTCTTGGCCAAACATATCTGTGAGTCCAGGTAATTCTCTTTCGCCCCATTGGATGG is part of the Ktedonobacteraceae bacterium genome and encodes:
- a CDS encoding HEAT repeat domain-containing protein, coding for MFDLFDLPEYVRYAFGMAGYDDISAEELVLETFLHRWGGLELEAFARALNEGQDDERVVAIFALGHDRTAWAHELLLPFLHSPHPRERWASALELGKMKDEQAFPLLLAMLTEFLPPKEWPSSMGDGLWLYNSWRELIVLILAEWAQPEAVPALLEALTVYRQIEQLIPESIRTARRYWRYCQGKVMYALGWLGRFDILAALDATEPVLSSWKVHLALGYLHAHLDYPEVFTRVLRIKPALYKRVGEVLTEKYGFTKEQMEKCLAAFEDLKW